DNA sequence from the Primulina huaijiensis isolate GDHJ02 unplaced genomic scaffold, ASM1229523v2 scaffold39199, whole genome shotgun sequence genome:
AACTATATTCACTGCTAGAGTCTGAGATGAAAAAAACATGACTTGTACCAACTTGAAAGTGTATTATTAGTGCCATTTTATGTGTCAAAATGGATTAATGATTCAGTACTGTTCAACACATTAGCATTTCTGGTATTCTGTTCTTTTAAATGATATGCTAACTTGTTGGATATCTGTGTCCTCTTTTGATACAACTCTGAAAGACAAGATCTCGCGAAGACCCTTCGACATCAAATACTATAAAACGAGAGAGAAAATTGAGAACTCGTGATGATAGAATTGACAAGGAATGCATCTATAATTCCTAGTCTGAACCCAAGCAACTTCTGTACGATTTCATGGTCTCAACACGGCTATGGTTTTGAAGATGCAgttaaaatttaatcaatttcACCTACCACCATTAAATGTTGCCACCAACTTTACTTTATTCACACCACTGTAATGGTCGAATGCTTATTCATCTCTTGCTAAAGTTCTCTACTGGATGCTGGAAATAAGctataatatttcatttttcacATATGAACTCTATCATAATGCCAACTACTTcgaaatatgttaaaaaaaaaaaaactatttccaAATGATATTTGCGTGAAACTCAAATTGAATACTCGATATAATTCGATAAGAATTGGCTCGGTAAATCAGTATTCACAGCCTATACAGGGGGCACAGACTGAGGAATATTTTTGCCGGCTACATTCACATGGCACTAAATGGAAGAAAGTTTGTTTTTGGCGAACGTTCAAAAGACACTATTTTCCTAAAAAAGTAAAAACGGAGGACACAAGCGGCTACGTGGTTCAAGAGGTGAAACTATGAACAATTGAACTCACATTTATAAAGCACATCATTTAACAATCACACCAGGCCATGAATCATATTTCCTTCTCCTTTCTTGCTAATGATTTCTTGAACCAGGGTATCCAGACCGATGTTTCCTTTTGATAGCAACTGTACGCTTCCGCTCTGTACTGTTGTTTCGCCATTCGTTGCTCCACAAGAATAGTGACATATGCGAGACTCTAGCTGTTCATCAGTGCACCAAAAAAAGTCCAACCACAACCCAAGTTCCAGGCGAAGATCACAAGTCCCCACCACCACAACTGCTCGCCAAAATAGTTCGGGTGTCGCGAGTAATGCcacaaaccttcatcaagaatCGGCACTAACGGCTGACCAAGTTGTTTCAGCCTGTCATTTCTAATAACGAAATGGTGAAGTTGCGTGTCTGCAAAATAGGCAACAGTTACACCAGCCAAGCACACTAATGCAGCAGCAAAATCCCAGATATTCAATTGCTTGTTTTTTGAGTGAACTACATACAAAGGCAAGCAATTACCCAACAGAAAAACCTGCAGCAGCAGAAGTTgcaaatatcatataaatttcCGTTCTGGCAATACATGAGCAGTATATTACAGTTAAACAAATCCACACAAAAGATTTAAATGTGGCATCATAATTAAGAAACTGGTTAATATGATGATTACCTGCTGCGAAAGGTAGATAGATAACAAGGAAGCCCACCACCAGTTCTCGCCATACTGTTTCCTCATATCAGTAAATCTCCAATCTTCTCGAGCACCAAACTGCCACCTTTCTCGGCGCAAGTAGCTGTGGCTGAGCCTAATGCACCAAACCGACGTCAGAAAGATCACGAGCCTGGACCTCCAGACGTTACTCTCAGCTAACGGGTGAGAGGAAAAGTAATACACGAGCATCACGGGTATCGCCGTCCAGTACAAGTATATCATCTGCAACAGCCCATTTACATTACAGTTCACCATAAAACAAATCAAACTATAAACCATCACTTATAATTGCATGCAAGGATAAATGAACTATAAAGATACCCACCCAGTGGCTGTTTTGGAGGAGTCCCACAACCCAGAAAAGGAGGCTGATGTTGAGGAAGAAGAGAATGAAAGCTAACAGGAGAGGGTGGTGATAGCACCAAATATAGAGGGGAGAAAGAGAATTGGATTGACGAAGGAAGGAAAGATAGAAGAGAATCGAGGGCAGAGGAGCGGTAACCGCGATCAGCGCGTTTCTCAAGTTAATTGCCACGAGCAAGAGCATCACTACTCGCCACGGCCATGTTCGACTGTGAAAAATTTCGAGGCGTTAGTCCAATATATAAGCATTTGCTTTGGACTCGACGTTCGCAAAAATGAGTCGCGACCTACGTTTCAAAATTTAGAATTCATTCCTATTATTTTAGATTTTAGAAAATTCATCGCTCAAATTATCCTAAAAAAATTATGCGTGCCATTTTTCTGGAAgacattatttttcaacaaaaaataatgcataaatccaaattgtttttttgttttgtttttttttttaaaaaatctaattCTATTATCGATTTGATAAGTAAAAATGGagtgaaataatatttattatttgtagGCCTTATGTGGGATTAAATCGATCGATATTATTTCACTCCATTTTTACTAATCATACTCCACTTTACGAAGAAAATAAGGATAAAGTGGAGTTTGTGTAATAAAAATTAGTGTGAAGATGacattgataataataatattaagtatGAAACGCCTTTATTCCATTGATGCAACTAATTGAGAAGAACCCCACCTAATTATGGTATTGCTTGCAAAAGTCGAAGAATCCGCGTCGAAGCATGCAAACTTTGGCGCAAAGGGTCAGTAAATTATATCTTTGTTTAGTGGCctgtaataaataataattgtagTTAGTAATGATCGGAGGCATGCTTCATGTTTGGATAATGAtcacttaaattaatttacagCTGTAAAAGTTCCTGAAATCT
Encoded proteins:
- the LOC140969004 gene encoding uncharacterized protein C594.04c-like, translating into MLLLVAINLRNALIAVTAPLPSILFYLSFLRQSNSLSPLYIWCYHHPLLLAFILFFLNISLLFWVVGLLQNSHWMIYLYWTAIPVMLVYYFSSHPLAESNVWRSRLVIFLTSVWCIRLSHSYLRRERWQFGAREDWRFTDMRKQYGENWWWASLLSIYLSQQVFLLGNCLPLYVVHSKNKQLNIWDFAAALVCLAGVTVAYFADTQLHHFVIRNDRLKQLGQPLVPILDEGLWHYSRHPNYFGEQLWWWGLVIFAWNLGCGWTFFGALMNS